TCCCTGAAGTACCTTTCTGTACTGCTGGTCATTGCTGCAATGGCACAAGTACAAACATACTGGATCATCGTAAAAGGCTTCCACCAAGACAGAAGCTGCCTTTTTGTAATCTTTTGCTTCCACTCGTTGAGCAGCCATATTTGATCTATTAGTAGAACTAGATACAATCACAATTACAATTACAATAACAAATAATTGGGTGGCAATCCTTCAATGAATCGACGTTTTCTTCCTAGTCGCGAATACAACAAATAACGAGTAATAAACAGAATCCAAGATCAATTGTTGATGATTTACGAATCTTTTCAGTTACAAGAATTCACTAatcctttgtttcttatACCTTTACCTTTTAAGGACACTGTGTGACTGAATCAACACTAGTCCTctacatatatatatcaaCCATTCAAGCTGGAAGACAAAACTCTAAAAGAGTGCTTTGATATACGCAATCAGTAACCAAATAGATGAAAGGCAATGACTCGATCGGTCAATTTCCTTTGCCCGAAACCATGGCCGACGGGCAGGGTTTGAGATGCCTTACCACAAGAATTGAAGTCCAGTAACCACTACGGTGAATTTgtgaagcaaaaaaatttgctATGCAAAGAGATATTTGTAGAATCAtgtcaaaaagaagatgtcCTTGTATACAATAGTCCAtgactctttttttctttctttcttttctcaaaTCCAGCGATGACGCAatgtgtaaacaaacccaCAATGAATTTGTACATCATGAACAAGTTGGGAACAGTATGCAGCATACTTATGGAAACatgtatatataatttcattcaatacaaaaattaattttacATGAAAGGTCCCCACTTTGGACATATTTAGCACACTACATTGCAGCCATTTTCTATGCCTACAAGACTATACAAAGCTAAAAGAACGCTGTTTTGttctaaatttttaaattttaaaagtatGCATTGATTcattaaacaaaagtatTCTTATATTTCATTCTATATACAAGTAGATTAGTAAGTTACATGGCCAAAAAGCTTAGAGTATTCTCACAACCTTTTCAAGGGCTGCCAACAAGTTCTCATCTTCCCAACGTGTTCCGACCAGTTGCAAACCGACGGGAGCATCTTTATAGTCTTCTGGTTTGTAGTTTTGATAATAGAAAGCGTCATCATCATTCATGGGTTCGTAAGATTCATCCTTGACATCCAAAGCTGGATCCACCTTGGTCACGGGAAAAACAGCAGAAGGAAGATCAAGCAAATTCCAAACGGAAAAGTAGGTCCAATATCTCGTTTCTCCTAATCTGGGCGCAGGACCGGGTCCGGCAGGACACAAGACAAAATCGACTCCATAGGCCTGTAAATGCTTGATGTATTGATTCCGGTATTCATCACGATCCGCCACAAGCTTCCAAACTCCAGCCACATCGTGGTTTTTTACATTGGGCTGTTTAAGGATCCACTCGGTCAATGGCTCTAGGGGTTCGCCAACCTGTGCAAACAAGTCATAGCATGCTTTACCACCATCAAGCCAGTACAGCTCGGAAATAAGATCCCAAGAATACTTGTGTTTGAATGGTTCGATGTCGATGAGTTCATACTCAGGAGAGTCCTTGAGTTTGTCTATGACAATCTCCATGGCTCTTTGAACGGGAGGCTGAGGAGTAACCACCCGATCGGTACGCATAATGCCGATTTTTAGTTTGGTAGGCAAATTTGGGGTGCGCCAGGGAAGAGGCACGATAGAAGCATCCTCCAACCAAGGCTCTCCAGCCATACAAGCcttcataaacaaatttaaGTCACGAGCACTCTGTGCCAAAGGACCTACAACACCAAGGATGGATTCTTGGCCTTTCACGGCGCCTTGACAGCCTTTTCGGGACAAGCGTAGCGTGGAAGGACGGAAACCATAAAGACCATTATTGGCAGCAGGCGAACGGATGGAGCCGCCGATATCACTGCCAATGCCCAGGACAGAAGCTCGTAACCCCAAAAGGGCACCTTCACCACCGGAAGAGCCACCGGGTGTGAGTTTTCGGTTGAAGGGATTGAGGGTGGTGCCCATTAAAGGACTCGACGTTTCCAAATGCATGAGGCTTTGGGGTTGAGAAGTACGACAATAAAACACACCGCCTGCTTTACGGATGGTTTGAACGATATCAGAGTCCGCTTCGGCAATCTCGTTGGCTTTAGCTAAAAAGCTGGCGGTTGCGGTATGTCCTTTCAAACTGATGTGTTCCTTGACAGAGATGGGGACGCCATGGAGAGGACCGACGAGTTGGCCCGTCGTTGCATAATATTCGTCGAGTTTCGTAGCTTGTTCCAGCGCTTCTTCCAACAACAATTCGTTCACGCAATTGAGCAATTGTTGGGCAATAGCGGCGCGCTTACAAAAGGCCACCACTAACTCTTTACTTGTCGTTTTGTGTTCTTTGATCAAGTCGGCCAAACCAGTAGCGTCATAGTTCTCGGTTAGCTCCAACTCTTTTGGGGACAAGAGTCCGCAAGTTTTGGGCACATTGGTAACGTTTAGCATATCCTTTGGAGGATCGCTTTTCAGCTTCATCGAGGGAGGAATCGTGCTATCGCGATTCGCGCAGTACTGCGCAGAGATGGTTTGCCATTCGATCGTCATGTTGAATCAGTCAAAGAatttcaaagcaaaatataaataaaaaataaatcaagtCTCAAAGTAAGTAGGACTCTACagtaaaaatataaaggcAATCGTATTGCACTTGTTGTAGCCCAAGTAtttcaaaaccaaagaagAGGCCCTTTTCATTAGGAcctctttcttccttttataTCATCGTCGGGGTTTGCTTTTTCGGGGAACTTTAATCAAAAGATAGCCAACCTTAATATCAATGGACTGCTCACAAGGTAAGGCAAAGGTCATTGACTCCACATTTATGAGCCTTCTTCTCCATTGGCCTACCAATTGCCCGGCGGCTCTCTCCTTAAGGTTCGCCTTTGTGGTCGTCATCATTGTGGAGTGTTATCTCTTCTTGGACCAAGAAGCGCGGGTTAAGCGACTCGGGGAAGAGAAACCCAAAGCTTGCATTTGATGGAGATAAAAATTAGATAAGATAAGATAAGACAGTACTAAAGTACTCTGATACAAAAAGATGCACTGTATTGTTGtcatatttttcaataacGCACTGTCTTAAACTTCGATGAAGCCGTTGTATATCCAATGTTGGCTCTCGGTATTGTATGTTTCGTTGCGCATAGCGCAGCGTTGCTCCTCAGTATCCTCTCTTTCGGTGATCTTAATGGATGGATGATAATTGGTTCATGCTCGAATTTTCCAGATGCTTTGCAAAGTGCTTTTAAGGAGAGGAGACGAGAGCAAGATTCGGTTGTTGATCCAACTTGCCAAAAACCAACTCGGAAACAAAGAGGATTTCTTTGACAACGTCCATACGAAAACCGCGTAATAACACTTGAAGACTTAAAAGCAACGACATCTATAATGGCTACCAAATTAAAGAGTGCAAAGTCGATCGTTCCTCTTTTGGATCGTATCCTCGTCCAACGTGTCAAGGCTGACCCCAAGACCGCTTCCGGCATCTTCTTGCCCGAAAAGAGCCTCGAAAGGTTGTCCGAAGGCCGTGTCATTGCTACTGGAAAGGGCTTGATGAACAAGACGGGTGCTCCCACTCCTCCTAGTGTCACTCCAGGCGATCGTGTTTTGTTACCTGCTTTTGGTGGAAGCAACATCAAAGTTGGCGAGCAGGAATACAGCCTCTACCGTGATCATGAATTGTTGGCTGTAATCAAAGAGTAAACGGAAGCTTTGGTTTCCACAGAAAgattcttttccaaagagcCTTTTCAAGAAACCATCTTGATGAAATGTGTCGTCGTTTTGGTTTctattctcttttcttttcttactttttcttgttgaaTATTACATTTTgggaaaataaaaaaattcagtcCTTGAATTTGGTTCCCTTTTTCCTTCGAAATCGTTCGAATGGGGTTCAAAATTCACACCCTACATGATTTAGGATTTCcccttttttggaaagagaTGGCGGAGGTTTCCTTTCAACCATATTTCCTCGTTTCCTCCCCCTCCTCCTCCTCTATCTTGTTTTCACAGATCCTCCAAAGTCCCTCCAAGACCTCATGATTTTTATTGAGTTTCGGTTCGCTTACGATCATCCTTGTGTTCCAAACACACATTTATATCCTTGACAAGaaatacattttttttatcgtCTCTATCCATCTATCTGTTGTTTCGTAAAGTTATTGTAGTCGTACATGGACCATTCTACCATCTTCCAATCCTTGTAGCTTCTGTCCAACTTGTGTTGCAATTAGGACATGACTCGTAAGCCAAATGTTTGCAGCAATACACATGCAAACAGTATCCACATTCGCAAACGTAACCCTAGAATAAATGTCAGTCATTTTAGTCGCACaagaattttatttctttcacACACACATACCGCTGTGACAATCCCCCGACAAGCATTGCATTCGTACAAGCTGCTTTCATACTCATTGTGTAGGTATGCCTCCATGTCTGCCAGTGCATGGTTTGTAAATGTCCAAATCCCTTCGCGATGGTTCAACCAACCATCTCGTTCAAACGCGCTCAGGTATGTTTCCACCACGGATGGTGCCAGTGACATGTCCCGGCGAGCATGTTTGTGTATCTGCAGCGTACTAATCGAGTACTGATACTCTTCCGCTTGCATAATCCAGTCGATGATTCTTCGCATCAACTCAATTTGGCTCGTTGAGTACGGCGTGGCCATTTGCGAAACAGGATCCCCGGACACGTTTTGGAAATGCCATGTTGGCCGGCCATCAAGCTGGTCCTGAATCCTCTGGAGTTTAAAGTCGTAGTCGTGGatgtttttgttgatttcaTTCATTGTTTGGCTCAGCGACCCGGATTCACCAAATAAATCTTGAATCAGTACTTGCACTACATCCTCATCTACACCAAACGTTCGATTCATTACATATTGTAGTACaaacttttgcttttctgcAATTTCCTCAATCCGCGTATCTCCTTCCATACGACTTTGTTTTGTACCTTTAGGACAGACAAACCAATCGATTTCCACCAATATCCAATTTTGAGCCAAGGAATCCCAGAAAATTTACCCTTTCAAAcctttttctatatatttccttttgtttttctcgATACCAATTCTTCGGTGACCAAGTACAAAAGGGCGCGTTCAGGatagaaacaagaaatcGCTTACAATAATATGATTTCCTCCCTTGCAAAGATATGCgcatttttgaaaggaaatgCATAATTTCCCATTCATACATTGCATGGaatggaaggaaaaaatattaaaataaaaactgATCTACTTTAGTGTGCTCTCTCCTTGAAATTGCTGTGATTTGTATGCGTCTTACCAAATGTAATTGCTATACAATTCCACAAAATCGCAAGTTTTAACCAGACGATCAACTCTAAAGTGATTACAAACCAACTCTACAAAAACTCTGGATTCTAAAAAGCTAGCAAACATcaagtttgtttatttgtttacttgtttgtttacgtgATATTTTtctacaagaaaaaaagcgaTGGAGACGCCAAACAATTGGTGATATTTTCTCCATCCAAGTTgtactgaaaaaaaaaagagattttaatatgtaaaaaaaaataaataaggaaaaaaagcacGCTTTGGACTGGAACGTTGAAAGGTGCCCATTTCAGTCCTCCCAAGtgaacaaagaaaagaaaaataacaacaatttataaaaacaaaaaaaaactaacCAACCAAGTTCTTCCCTTTGCGTTTGCAACttgatttttcctttggtaTTTCTACCTCCCTTCCCATATCTGCAAGtcttcaaaacaaaaagtgcTTGCGCACTTCAAGCTTATGTTGGGTTAATACATTCGAAACGAGGATTCTGTTGAAATTATAAATGATTTATAGTAAAATATAAAACTTGAAACCTATGGAAGACGTTTGCGCCGCTCCAGCACCTAAAAAAGTGCTTCCATCATTATTGTTACATCCATATACGAAGCCAAAGAGAACAGACAAAGGATTGCATAGCAGAAAACCATGGAAGAAAGTTCTCTGGAGAAAGCAACATTATCCAGACAATTATATTGATCAATCCTTCTTGAGCGGCTTGCAACGAAATGTCAACATCCAGGTAACTGACTTTTGGTCACTCGTGGCTGATAGCCTACCAATCTCTCAACACTTGTCAAGCGTGGTGGTATTTGCTGCAGTTTTTGTTGGAATTCATAGAAAAAAGTTATCTTGTGGAATCGTTGGAATGACATCCAATGTTAGCGCTGTTGGTGCTTTCCTACTCTGGGACTTGGTGTTGAGCAAACCATGCCAAAGCAGATCCTTTCTCAACTACTCTGGATTAATTAAATCTTGTATATTGATAGTCCTAACCCTCGTTGGTTTATCGCCTATTCTCATGTCGCTCACAAAATCGACTTCTGAGGACTCCGTTTGGGCTATTGCTGTATGGCTCTTTCTTGCAAATATATTCTTTCATGAATATGCTGTGGATAACATTCAACCACATGTACGGTAAGTTTGGATTTGGAATCTGCTTCCATTAACTTTAATTTCTAGGCTCCATAATTCATTATCAACAAACGCCGCTTTAAGCGCTTCCGTGGTGCTTGCTTCTCGTTTGGACAGATCGATTCAtgtatttttcttcgttcttTTTGCCGTTCATTGGTTTGCGCTGTTTCCTATATTTCGAAAATACATCCACGTAAGCCAAACTTATTTCAAAACCATTGCATTTCCTTACTGATCAATACTAATAATTAAagttttattctttttacgcAGATATGCTAATGACTCTTGTTCTTATAATGACCGCCTACTTGTCCCTTTATCTGGTTGCATCGGTAACCAtagcttttgtttttctttcctccatttttttcatatccTTTGTCTGCCCTATTTGGTTTATAAAGCTTCaaagattcaaaaagtaCGCTCTTCTTTCACCTTTGTTTCAATGctaacaatttttttccaGCGAAATTCATGGTCCTTGGGATATTGCTTTACCAAAGTTGGGTCCTAATAAGGATTAGCAAGCTCTAAATTCAAGTCGGCTCTAAATTATCTGTACGAGGCCTCACCTTGATAACCCATGTTTCTCATCTTCATTAGAAAGGGATCATCCCGCCGTTAGTTCTAAATATTCATGCGTAATTcctttatatattttaaagCTAGTTGTTTCCTGGATTCCGAATTGCTCCTAAACAAGTCAAGATAAATATTATCAATACATTTTCTCAATCTTCAATGTCAATCAAATATATATGAATACAGCATTGTGCATCATCATGTTTTGTGTTTCAAGAAAATTTATTGCAGAATGCCGTTAtgtcttttatttagaGAGAAGTTTTGTATAATGtttaataaagaattttcaattgtCTACTTTTCTATGGAGCTATTTCATGAAAGGTATACCAAGCATTGTAGAACTCCTCCATTCGATCCACCTGCTTTTGACATGACATTTTTAAATCCTTTCATAAACTTCTAAATAACTAAAAAATTCTTCGCTAAAGACAAGCAAAAAGAGTTCAGCTTTGAAGACTGTCTTGTGGTTGTATCATCTAACCTCACCCAAAAACGACTCTACAGAGATCCATGTCTGAAAACCTTATAAATTCCATTCATGCTTGCAGTAAGCTAAAACATGTTAGAGAGAATTTAAATACCACAAAGTGTACGAGCGAAGGTAATTTCGCCTCATCGTTAGATCTGAATCATGAGTCAGAAACTTTTCTTAGACCTGCAAAATCGTTCTCCCATGAGTGGgttaaaaaattacaaaagcaATGGGAAAATGAGGTAGATCCCAACgttctttttaattttccCAAAAGTGTATCTCGTACAAACTTGCAATTTCGCAGACAAGGACTGGAAGGTCATATCATAGACTACAAAGAAATCTCTGAAGACGTTGCTGATTTAAATGCAAAAAATTCTTCTAGCTTTTTGAGAAAACCAGCCTCTAAAAGCGAATTTGTACGAGGTAGTACCAATAATATACCATTCTTGACTGATGATCCTGACAATCCCCAGGACATCGCTGCCCCTAAGCCAGTGCAAATGGCCTTAAAAGGAGAAGATGGTTTGTATCAAGTCCCTCCCGGATTTTCTAGAGGTTTGGTTATGAATAAATCCGTTGAAGGGAATAACTTGAATGATGAATTCAATCCTGATACTTGGGAGACAAAACAAGTGCGCCCTTCTATGCAGAAATTTAGTACTCTTAATGAACTAAATGAACACCTGAAAAGCATTAACTCAAAACATACCGAAATCGACGATTTACTTCCCGACAAGAGCACCATCGTTGcccttccttcttcaagcGGCAACGTCTccaaacgaaaagaatatGCTCATGTTGTTGACAGCAATGCAACCATCAATAACTTTCACCAACTGGTACCTGAGATGGCGCTCgactttccttttgaaCTAGACAACTTTCAGAAAGAGGCTGTATATCATCTGGAAATGGGCGACTCCGTTTTTGTGGCTGCTCATACGAGTGCAGGAAAGACCGTTGTAGCTGAATATGCAATTGCGCTCGCCCAAAAGCACATGACCAAAGCCATTTACACCTCACCCATTAAAGCACTCTCAAATCAGAAGTTTAGAGACTTTAAgcaaaaatttgaagatgTAGGTATCCTTACAGGAGATGTGCAAGTCAATCCAGAAGCATCGTGCCTAATCATGACTACGGAAATTTTACGAAGCATGTTGTATCGTGGTGCCGATTTGATCCGTGATGTCGagtttgttgtttttgatgaagtTCACTATGTTAATGATTTGGAAAGAGGGGTTGTTTGGGAAGAAGTTATTATTATGCTTCCTCCTCATATTACTGTAATCCTTCTTTCTGCTACGGTCCCAAATACAAAGGAATTTGCTTCATGGGTCGGCCGTActaagaagaaaaatatttatgtGATATCTACTTCCAAGCGACCAGTTCCTCTTGAGCATTACTTATGGGTCAAGAATAACGTCCATAAGGTAGTGGACCAACATGGCCGGTTCCTAATGGATGGATACAAATCTGCGAGTGATGCCCTTAAAAAGCCGGATAAGATTTTACCTCCTTCAAATAACAACAATGCTAGAGGTCGTGGCGGAGCACCTCGTGACCGAGGTGCTCAAGTTAACTTGATGCGTGGAAGAGGCAATGTCAAGTCAGTTGAACGACGAGATGCAAATACTTGGGTACACTTAGCTGGCCACCTccagaaaaacaagttatTACCAGTTATTATCTTcgttttttcaaaaaaacgCTGCGAAGAATACGTTGACACTTTATCGAATAGGGATTTGAATAATCACCAGGAAAAAAGTGAAGTTCACATTGTCATTGAAAAGGCTGTAGCCCggttgaagaaggaagacAGAACACTTCCGCAGATTGGTCGTATGCGTGAGATGCTTTCTAGGGGTCTTGCGGTACACCATGGCGGTTTATTACCCATTGTCAAAGAAATAGttgaacttttgtttcaacGGGGACTTGTAAAAATACTATTTGCAACGGAAACATTTGCGATGGGTGTTAATATGCCTGCTCGATCTGTTGTGTTCTCCGGCGTCCAGAAACATGATGGGCGCAGTTTCCGCGAGCTTTTACCGGGCGAATATACTCAATGTTCAGGTCGAGCTGGAAGACGTGGTTTGGATGTTACCGGAACTGTGATTATTTTATCTCGAGCTGAATTGCCAGACACAGCCAGTCTACGACACATGATCCTTGGTCCTTCGACAAAACTAATCAGTCAGTTCAGATTAACATATAATATGGTCCTAAATCTGCTTCGTGTTGAAACATTGAGGATCGAGGACATGATCAAACGAAGTTTTAGTGAAAACGCAAATCAGTCACTGATGCCGCAACATGAGGCCgaaatcaaatcaaatGAAGAGAAGCTTTCAATACTTAAGAAAGAGCTCAACGATATAGACATACAAAAGATGAAGGAGTGCATTTATCACAGTGAAGATTTCAAAGCATACACTAGGAAATTGCATTTGAAAGCTATTTCTACAGCTACAGGTAGACGCGTCTTTCGTGATGGGAGATTAATTGTCTATCAGCAACCCGATAATACTCGTAGCATCGGCGTGCTATTAGGAACAGCGACGCGTACTACCACTGCAGATTGTACCTTAGAAGTTGCTTATTTGACACCTCAAAATGCTATGAAACGCCCTTCAGATTTACTGCCTTTTGCAGAACCATTCATGGGTGTAATAGACGGTTCATTATTCGAGAGTCAATTTAAGTTTGGACTTGTTAGTCTTTCAAGTGTTGAGCGTGTATGTACAACCGTTCTACGTATCGATTGCGGAGGTGTACGTGACCGTCGAGGTGGAGCTTTTAGAAGATTGGGCGATCAACTAGCTTCAGTTAAGGGATTTAATGATCCTGTTTTCGATGAAGCAGATTGGAGCAAAGTGAAAGATTTCGATTTCTGCGAAGCTCAGGAGAAGCGAACATTTGTTGGACAGAAACTTTTGTCTTATGAGCCGTTGCTTCAAAATAACTTCGTCACACAATACGCACTATGCTTCCAAGAATAcgatttggaaaataatATCAGAAATCTGCGGGAGTTTATTTCTGACCAAAACCTTGAACTTCTTCCTGATTACGAACAGAGAATTCGGGTACTTCAGGAGCTTCAATatgttgatgaaaataaaacgGTTTTGTTGAAGGGCCGGGTTGCTTGTGAGATTAACTCCACTAGTGAACTGGTGTTAACAGAATTAATTCTGGAAAATACTTTGGGTGAGTTTTCTTGTGAGGAGACTATAGCTTTGCTTTCtgcgtttgtttttgatgaaaagacGGATGTTGAGCCAAATATTTCTTCTCACTTACAAGCTGGTAAAGATATGATTCTCCAGGTTGCTGAGCGAGTCAATCGCATCCAGGAAAAGCATCAAGTGTTATATTTTAATGAGGGAAATGATTTTGAATCGCAACCGCGATTTGGTTTGATGGAAGTGTGTTATGAATGGGCAAGAGGTATGTCATTTAATCGAATCACCGATTTGACAGATATTTTGGAAGGCTCCATTGTTCGAACAATCATTCGCCTGGATGAAGTTCTCCGAGAATGCCGAGGTGCAGCCCGTGTTGTAGGCGATGCTTCGATGTATTCTAAAATGGAAGAATGTCAAAATCTCATCCGGCGTAATATTGTCTTTTGCCCCTCCTTGTATatgtaattttttgttccATAGCGATTTTAAGAATATATTTAAGTTTTATGAAGAATGTAGATAAATTAAGCatatatttattgaaaatataCTAGCTAAATACTTctaattgaaaacaaattcacCTCCAAGTGGTTTTCTGAGTTTACCAAGTACAACCTGTCTGACTCCACGACATAACTATCGTCGTTTTCAATATGTCTCTAGTACCAAAACGCGATGTTAATAAAATCGAATGGGAAGATGTTGAATTTCCAAGTATTTGTGAGCGGTGTTTAGGAGATAATTCGTATGTTCGTATGACTCGTGAACCTTTAGGACAAGAATGCAAAATATGTTCACGGCCATGCACAATATTTCGGTGGTCAAGTTcgagagaaagaaagagaggAAAAACTCAAATATGTGTAGGCTGTGCTAGACTGAAAAATTGCTGTCAAGCGTGCATGCTCGATTTGCAGTTTGGGTTACCGGTATGTGATGCTCATCGAAGTAGGATTGAATTGATATATAACTAATTAAATAACAGATTGCTTTACGTGATGCAGCATTAAAAATGGTGGACAGTGGTCCAACAAACGACATTAATCGGGAGTTTTTTGCTCAAAACCAGCAGagacttttgaaaaacgaagaaacGCCATATGATAGTCAAGAATCAAATGCTGTTGCTAGAAATCTGGTTCGAAAAACTGAACGACGAGAACCTTACCAAAAACCTGCGCGAAGAAAACTTGATGAACAAGAATCTAAGCAACTATTAAAGGATGCTAAAGCAAGTGATACATCAAAAAGCTCCGAAAAATCACTTTTTCCTATTAAAAAAATCGTAAATGGCCGtgttttgctttcaatAGACATGGAACCACctaaagataaaaaaattgtaagTATTTCGCCGGGATCCAGGATATTGGCTAACTATTTATTAGGCCTCCCTTTTCATTATGGGTGTTGAGGACGAACTCCCAGATTATAAAATCCGAAAACACTTTGAACAATATGGTCCCCTTAAGTCTGTTGTCTGTTCCCATCGTGCGAAATGTGCTTTTGTCAACTATAAAAGCAGATTAAGTGCTGAAATTGCAGCTGCATCTTGCCCGAATGGAGATCTTTCTATTGAAGGATTTCGTCTTAAAGCTCAATGGGGTAAACCTCGTTCCTTAGGAGGACCGGATCAAGAGACTCGAAATGCCAAATTGGCAGATCTAGTCATGCACGGAAAAAATACTCCAGAAAAATCTTCTAATAGCGAGCAATCCTTCAATGAAGCTGATGGTGCCGCCTCATCTTCTGCGCCGACTGCTGCTGTTGCTCAACCAATCTCTCCAAATCAACCAAAGTATCCATCGCAGAATACTCGGTAAAGGCATAgctatttttcaaaatatgttGTTGAATTGCTTGATATAATTCGTACAATTAACTGGCAAGCATGTACATATTCTTATGAGCCCCTGACGATAGCCCTCTCCAGCCCATACTACTCTTACTTTACTTGAACGCTTTATTTTCGATATctggttttttttcaaatcaaattatttattttaaggtttttctttttttacaattgaaagaaaagaatagaaaatgaCTTTGTCTCCGGATGCCAACGCCAACTCTCCGAAAGACGATGAGAAGGACACTTGGGACACCGCACTTGAAAAAGGAGGATGCGTTGAAGAGCATCTAAGACTTAATGATTGTTATTGGGATAAGCATGATTGGAGAAAATgctcaaaagaagtaatTTAAGAACTATTCTGTGGAGTCACGGATCTAACCTGGTATATTAGATGGAAGAGTTTAGAAAATGTTGGGAGAGCAAGCACGAGCCATTGACAAGTTGCCCTATCAATATGAAACCggaaaaaaacaagtaacTTGATGTACTTGTTTCAAGTATAGCTTCGACTTTCCTTGTCAATTATTTTGAGGAACCTTTcattaaaatataaacTAGAAGATTACCTGGGTCAACTTGTGTAGccaaaacaaatttttaGAAAGATTCTTTTAGCAAAAACTTGAGCGCTACTAGTTTTATGCATTGTTATGTTCTCTCGAACTTTGTTTACGTGGGACCAGTGTCTTGTTTATATTGACGTCTGGTGCGGAaatattttgttaataTCTACGAGCTTTCCTATAACAAAAAGCCTATTTTTTGATACCCTTAATATATTACGATAAAAATGCTTACTGTTACTCCTGCTGC
The nucleotide sequence above comes from Schizosaccharomyces osmophilus chromosome 3, complete sequence. Encoded proteins:
- the ski2 gene encoding Ski complex RNA helicase Ski2, which gives rise to MSENLINSIHACSKLKHVRENLNTTKCTSEGNFASSLDLNHESETFLRPAKSFSHEWVKKLQKQWENEVDPNVLFNFPKSVSRTNLQFRRQGLEGHIIDYKEISEDVADLNAKNSSSFLRKPASKSEFVRGSTNNIPFLTDDPDNPQDIAAPKPVQMALKGEDGLYQVPPGFSRGLVMNKSVEGNNLNDEFNPDTWETKQVRPSMQKFSTLNELNEHLKSINSKHTEIDDLLPDKSTIVALPSSSGNVSKRKEYAHVVDSNATINNFHQLVPEMALDFPFELDNFQKEAVYHLEMGDSVFVAAHTSAGKTVVAEYAIALAQKHMTKAIYTSPIKALSNQKFRDFKQKFEDVGILTGDVQVNPEASCLIMTTEILRSMLYRGADLIRDVEFVVFDEVHYVNDLERGVVWEEVIIMLPPHITVILLSATVPNTKEFASWVGRTKKKNIYVISTSKRPVPLEHYLWVKNNVHKVVDQHGRFLMDGYKSASDALKKPDKILPPSNNNNARGRGGAPRDRGAQVNLMRGRGNVKSVERRDANTWVHLAGHLQKNKLLPVIIFVFSKKRCEEYVDTLSNRDLNNHQEKSEVHIVIEKAVARLKKEDRTLPQIGRMREMLSRGLAVHHGGLLPIVKEIVELLFQRGLVKILFATETFAMGVNMPARSVVFSGVQKHDGRSFRELLPGEYTQCSGRAGRRGLDVTGTVIILSRAELPDTASLRHMILGPSTKLISQFRLTYNMVLNLLRVETLRIEDMIKRSFSENANQSLMPQHEAEIKSNEEKLSILKKELNDIDIQKMKECIYHSEDFKAYTRKLHLKAISTATGRRVFRDGRLIVYQQPDNTRSIGVLLGTATRTTTADCTLEVAYLTPQNAMKRPSDLLPFAEPFMGVIDGSLFESQFKFGLVSLSSVERVCTTVLRIDCGGVRDRRGGAFRRLGDQLASVKGFNDPVFDEADWSKVKDFDFCEAQEKRTFVGQKLLSYEPLLQNNFVTQYALCFQEYDLENNIRNLREFISDQNLELLPDYEQRIRVLQELQYVDENKTVLLKGRVACEINSTSELVLTELILENTLGEFSCEETIALLSAFVFDEKTDVEPNISSHLQAGKDMILQVAERVNRIQEKHQVLYFNEGNDFESQPRFGLMEVCYEWARGMSFNRITDLTDILEGSIVRTIIRLDEVLRECRGAARVVGDASMYSKMEECQNLIRRNIVFCPSLYM
- the coa4 gene encoding cytochrome c oxidase assembly protein Coa4; protein product: MTLSPDANANSPKDDEKDTWDTALEKGGCVEEHLRLNDCYWDKHDWRKCSKEMEEFRKCWESKHEPLTSCPINMKPEKNK
- the cwf5 gene encoding Prp19 complex subunit, RNA-binding Cwf5; the protein is MSLVPKRDVNKIEWEDVEFPSICERCLGDNSYVRMTREPLGQECKICSRPCTIFRWSSSRERKRGKTQICVGCARLKNCCQACMLDLQFGLPIALRDAALKMVDSGPTNDINREFFAQNQQRLLKNEETPYDSQESNAVARNLVRKTERREPYQKPARRKLDEQESKQLLKDAKASDTSKSSEKSLFPIKKIVNGRVLLSIDMEPPKDKKIASLFIMGVEDELPDYKIRKHFEQYGPLKSVVCSHRAKCAFVNYKSRLSAEIAAASCPNGDLSIEGFRLKAQWGKPRSLGGPDQETRNAKLADLVMHGKNTPEKSSNSEQSFNEADGAASSSAPTAAVAQPISPNQPKYPSQNTR